GGGCAGATGCCGCAGATCCGGGCCATGAGCGAAGGCATTTCATAAAGAGGCCGGCCTTCGCAGAATTTCTCAAAACCGCGAACCTGCGTGATGTGGAGTCGCGCGTTTTGCACGTTGCCGCGATCATCCAGATGCAGCGTAATTTTAGCGTGCCCTTCGATTCGGGTAACCGGATTGATTTCAATTTTTTGGGTCATCGTTTTACCCAAAGCGCACTTGCCCGGCCAGATCCGGGGTGCGTCCTTCCAAGAGTTCCGTCAAAACCGAACCGATCAGCCCGGCGGAGGGCGGGCAACCGGGCACGAAAACATCCACTTTGACCGTTTCATGGACGGGCCGGGCCTCGGGCAAAAGCGGCGGGACGTCCTGATTCGGGATCTGCGCCTGGACCGTCACGTTTTCGATGTAAGCCCGTCGGAGAATAGCTTCCGGCTTCAGCGGATTACGCATGGAGGGCACGTTCGAAGTCACCGCACAGTCGCCGAGCGAAACAAGGATCTTGGTCCGGCTGCGGATCCGGCGGATTTTCTCTTCATCCTCCACGCTGCTTACGGACCCTTCCACCAACGTGACATCCACGTTCTCAGGGAACTCCTTCTGGTCAACCAGCGGGCTGTAAACCAGCTCGATCCGGTCCGCTAACACCAACAACGCTTCATCCAAATCCAAAAAGGACATGTGACAGCCCGAACAACCATCCAGCCAAACCGTTGCGATCCGAGCCCGTTCCATTACAACTCCTCCCGCATCAGCGTCAGATAAGGGACAAATTCTCTCTTTTTCGTCATCTCGGCCACCGACTTACCCTTTTCCGATAACGCGCCGGTAGGGCATACCTGCACGCACTTGCCACAACTGGTACAGGTCTGGGATTCCCCCCACGGCTGATTAAAATCTGTTATCACGAAAGCGTCCCCGCCGCGCCCCTGAATATCCCAGGTGTGGGCACCTTCAATTTCATCGCAGACCCGCACACACCGTGCGCAGAGAATGCATCGGTTATGGTCCATCACATAACGGCGATGAGAGGCGTCGACCCCCTGCTGGGGATACAGATAAGGGAAACGCACATGCGTCATCCCGTGCGCCTGGGCCATCCCTTGGAGGTCACAGTGGCCGTTCGAGACACAGACCGAGCAAATGTGGTTGCGCTCGGAAAACAAGAGCTCCAGGATCATCTGACGGTATTTGACCAGCCGCTCGGAAGTCGTTGTGACTTCCATCCCCTCTTCCACGGAGGTCACGCAGGCCGGTAGAAGTTTGGGGGTGCCCTTCACTTCAACCAAACATAGCCGGCAGGCCCCGACAGAGGTTAAACCGTCCAGCTGACAGAGTGTTGGAATTTGAATGCCATTCTGCCGGGCCACATCGAGAATTTTTTCGCCTTCACTGGCGCTGACATCCAACCCATTTATTTTTAACGTCTTAACCCGCGGCGTGAGGGTGCTCAGAGGACTCATCGGCTTACTCCTGCGGCATGGGGAACCGTTATTTTACAGACCCCGGCTAGGCATCGTTTTTCTTGAATATGCGCGAGATACTCTTCTTTAAAATACCGGAGCGTACTCACCACCGGATTGGGAGCGGTTTGACCCAAACCGCAGAGACTGGTGCTCCGAACCATATCACACAGCTCTTCCAGTTGGGACAGATCATCCATCGTGGCGGTTCCATCGGTGATCCGGCAGAGGAGCCCATGCAATTGCACGGTGCCGACCCGGCAGGGGACGCACTTCCCGCAGGATTCGGTCATGCAGAACTCCATAAAGAATTTGGCCACATCCACCATGCAGGAGGTGTCGTCCATGACGATCATCCCGCCCGACCCCATGATCGATCCGGCTTTGGCCAGCGATTCATAATCGATGGGCATGTCCAGGTACTGTTCGGGGATGCAACCACCTGACGGCCCCCCGGTCTGAACGGCCTTGAATTTCCGGCCATCCGGAATTCCCCCGCCGATATCGAAAATAATCTCGCGCAACGTAATCCCCATCGGGATTTCAATGAGACCGGTGTTCGTAATCTTTCCGGCCAGGGCAAACACCTTGGTGCCCTTGCTTTTTTCCGTGCCGATGCCGGCAAACCAACTCCCTCCGTTGCGAAGGATGGGCGCGATATTGGCGAAGGTTTCCACGTTATTGATCAGGGTGGGACGTCCCCAGAGCCCGGACTCGGCCGGAAAGGGAGGCCGCGGCCGCGGCGTTCCGCGCTTGCCTTCGATAGAAGCGATGAGCGCTGTTTCCTCGCCACAAACAAAAGCACCGGCACCGATTCGCAACTCCACATGAAAGCTGAAAGTTGTTCCAAAAATGTTTTTCCCAAGCAGTTCCAGCCGCTCTGCTTGGCGGATCGCCAGTTTTAATCGCTGGATGGCCAGCGGATATTCCGCACGGATATAAATGTATCCCTGGTTGGCCCCCACCGCATAGCCGGCGATCGCCATCCCTTCTAGAACCCGGTGCGGATCGCTTTCCAACACGCTGCGGTCCATAAAAGCCCCGGGGTCGCCTTCGTCCGCATTGCAGATAACGTACTTCTGCCCGGCCGCCCCTTTAGCGACGGTGCTCCACTTCAAACCGGTCGGGAAACCCGCCCCGCCGCGGCCGCGCAAACCACTGATCGTGACCTGCTCATTGACCTGAAGCGGCGTCATTTCCGCAAGCGCTTTATGAAGGGCGACGTAACCATCGGCCGCGATATAATCTTCGATCACTTCCGGATTAATCTTTCCTGAGTTTTCCAGAACAATCTTCTTCTGCCTGGAAAAGAACGGCGCCTTCGAATCGCACAAGAGACGTTGAACCGGCGTCTGACTCAAGCTGTTGATCAGTTCCGGTGCATCAGCCGCCGAAACAGCCTTGTACAGCGTGTCGTCAACGGAAACGAGCGGACCTTCCTTACAGAGCCCCATACATCCGACCCCATTCACCTGGCAGGTCTTCTGGAGCTCCGGGCTTAACCCTTTCACAAGGGCCTCTTTGACCTGGTCGCTCTGAGTCGAGATACATCCGGCCGCGACGCAAACCCGAATCTGGTGCGGGGTATCCTTTTGTTCCGCTCGCCGTTTTTCAGCTTGTTCTTGCAGTTCTTCGGGAGTCATTTCATTGTTTCCATCTCTCAATTCGTTCCACGGCTTTTTCGGCCGTGACATTGCCGCTCATGACCCCATCGAATACAACGGCCGGGGCCAATCCGCAGGATCCCAAGCAACGGGCGGTCAAAAATGAAACCTTTTTATCAGGAGTGGTTTCACCCGCGTGGACCCCTAAGTGAGACTGAAGGCCATCGACCACGGCTTTGGCGCCTTTGATATAGCAAGCCGTCCCCATGCAGACCACGCAGGTATGTTCCCCTGGAGGCTTCATTGTGAAGAAGTGGTAGAAGGTCACTACGCCGTACGCGCGACTGGGCGGCACATGCAGGCTGCCGGACACGAAACGCAGCGCGACATCATCGAGGTAGCCAAAACACTCCTGCACCGTATGGAGCGTCTCGATCAGTGCGTGCGATTTGTATCCATGCCGACGCATGGTGGCGTCCACCAACTTCCAACGCTTGTCGTCGGATGGAGAAACCGGCAGCTTATGATTGGCCATCATAGAGATACAGTCGCCTCCCGTTTAGACGACAGAATCGCGACCCCGATCACGACGACAAACACCACCGAGGTCACGACCAGGCCGATGGAGAAGCCGGTATACTGGACCAGAATCGGAGCCGCCAGCAAGGACACCAGATTAATGACTTTGATCATCGGGTTAAGCGCCGGGCCGGAGGTATCCTTGAGAGGATCTCCCACCGTATCGCCCACCACCGCGGCTTTGTGACAATCGGATCCCTTCCCGCCATGGTTACCGTCTTCAATCATTTTCTTGGCGTTGTCCCACGCCCCGCCGGCTGTGGCCATAAATACCGCCAGCAACTGTCCGGAAAGAATCGCGCCGGCGAGGAATCCACCCAGCGCTTCAACACCCAGAAGCATGCCCACGAGGAGCGGCGTCAGAACCGTGATGAGCGCAAGCCCGATCAGCTCTCCCTGGGCCGCCACAGTACAGATTCCGACCACTTTCGCATAATCCGGCGTCACTTTCCCCTCCATTAGACCGGGAATGCGGAACTGCCGGCGAACTTCGTCCACAATCAGGGCGGCGGCACGCGCCACAGCATTAATGGTCAGTGACGAGAACAACCACGGCAACGCACCACCGATCAACAACCCAATGAAAACCGAGGGAACCGATATGCGGATGCCGGTAGACAGCATGCGCAGTGCTTCCGGAACACCCATCCGTGCCTGCACCTGGGTTACGTCCGTCAGGAACGAACCGAAGAGCGAAACCGCCGCGATCACCGCCGAACCAATGGCCACACCCTTGGTGATGGCTTTCGTGGTGTTGCCCACCGCATCCAGATCCGCCATGATCTGGCGCGCCTTGGGCTCCAGACCAGCCATTTCACCGATTCCATTGGCGTTATCCGCGATGGGACCAAACGAATCCATCGCCACGTTGTTTCCGGTCAGCGTCAACATCCCGATGCCGGTCATGGCTACACCATAAAGCACATAGACGACCGGCTGGCCCCAGTAAATCAGGATGGCCGTCATCACGGTCAGACCGATCACAACGGTTTGCCAAACCGCGGCTTCAAACCCGATCGACAGACCTTTCAGAATAAGAGTCGCCGAACCCGTGCGGGAAGAGGCGGCGATGTCTTTCACCGGCTTGTGCGCCGTATGCGTGAAATACTTGGTCAACTCATCGAGTGAAACCGCCAGAAGGATACCGGCGGCCACCGATAGGAAGGCCCGCCATTCGTGCATGTAGTACTTCGCGAGAATAAAGAAGGCCACGAGTGAAATGGCCGCCGAAGAATAAAAGCCTTTATTGATGGCGGACAAGGCATCGCTTTTTTCGTCATCCGAACCACCGCGAACCAGGTAGGTTCCGATAATCGAGGAAAGCACGCCGATGCCGCGAACCAGAAGCGGGAAAATAATCCACTTCAGCTCTTTGGTGATCGAAACAAGCGCAAGCCCCAGGATCAGCCCGGACACAATCGTGACTTCATAGGATTCAAAGATGTCCGCGGCCATTCCAGCGCAGTCCCCCACGTTGTCTCCGACCAGGTCGGCCACAACGGCCGCGTTGCGCGGATCATCTTCCGGAATACCGGCCTCCACTTTGCCGACGAGATCCGCTCCGACGTCCGCGGCTTTCGTATAAATGCCGCCACCCACACGCATGAAGAGCGCGAGCAGCGTCCCCCCGAAACCAAATCCCAGAAGCGCATCCGGCGCCGCCAGTCCAAAAATCATAAAGATGATGGTGCCGCCGAAAAGGCCCAGACCATCCGTGAGCATGCCGGTAATCGTGCCGGAGCGGTAGGCAATCTGAAGCGCCTCTTTAAAGCTCCGCCGCGCCGCCGAGGCCACGCGCACATTGCCTTCAACCGCCATGCGCATTCCCAACTGGCCGACAAGCAAGGAGAAAACCGCACCCATAATAAAAGCCACCGCGCGCCCGATACCGATATAAATCCTGACGCGGTACGGATCCACCCCGGCAAAACGCTCCAGCGCTTCCGTGGTGGGTGGAACGACATAAACGGAAAGAAAGAGGACAACCGTTAGACCAACAATCAGAGGAATGATGGTATTTCGCTGCCGGCGAAGATAGGCGTTGGCTCCCGTACGAATGGCATTCCAGACTTCCTGCATCTTTTCCGTTCCCTTATCCTTCTTAAGCATCTGAGAACGAAGAATCCACGCATAAGCCAGACCCGTAATGGCGATGCCCAGAACAACCCAAATAGCCCTAATTTCAAACGGACTCGCAAATGACAAACCACCCATGGATGAATCTCCTTTTTATAGTTTCTGAGCGAAACCACTGGCCACGATCCTAATCATAAAGCGTTGCGCGAATTCATGACCGGCATCATTGAGGGCCGAACCGACGCGGGATTACTTTAATGACTTTATGAGAACGAAGGATACGTCTGTTGGGAATTGATTATAGAAAACTCCCTCACACACCGCAAATATAACACGATTCCCCGTCGATTATTGAAGTCTGACGAGCGAAATGATACCGTCTCACCCATGGCGCGATCGAAATCATCTTTTCAAATTGGTCTCGAGTATTATCCGGTTAAAGCTATATTCCAGTTGATCGCGGCACTGCCGTCTTGCTGGGCTGAAGTGTTGTGCCACCGCATGTTAAGACTCCTGCTGTTTTTCCTTCGGAAACGCCGTTCTCTGGTTGACGGGAACATCGCCGCTTCTTTTCCTGACCTATCGCTTCTGGAACGCCAACACCTTCTGGACAACTCCCTCGGGTATCTTGCCAAAGGGATCACTGTTTTTGTGCGGATCCCCCGCTGGAAAAACCTGAATCCCCCCTGGTTAATTCCTCATAACCCTCATTATCTCGAGGAAGCCCTGGCCCGCGGCCAGGGGGTGCTCTGTTTTACCGCCCATTTCGGCTGTTGGGAAATGATGGCCAATGATGTCCTGAAACGCTTCCCGCACGTGGCCATC
This DNA window, taken from Elusimicrobiota bacterium, encodes the following:
- a CDS encoding NADP oxidoreductase, whose translation is MERARIATVWLDGCSGCHMSFLDLDEALLVLADRIELVYSPLVDQKEFPENVDVTLVEGSVSSVEDEEKIRRIRSRTKILVSLGDCAVTSNVPSMRNPLKPEAILRRAYIENVTVQAQIPNQDVPPLLPEARPVHETVKVDVFVPGCPPSAGLIGSVLTELLEGRTPDLAGQVRFG
- the hoxU gene encoding bidirectional hydrogenase complex protein HoxU encodes the protein MSPLSTLTPRVKTLKINGLDVSASEGEKILDVARQNGIQIPTLCQLDGLTSVGACRLCLVEVKGTPKLLPACVTSVEEGMEVTTTSERLVKYRQMILELLFSERNHICSVCVSNGHCDLQGMAQAHGMTHVRFPYLYPQQGVDASHRRYVMDHNRCILCARCVRVCDEIEGAHTWDIQGRGGDAFVITDFNQPWGESQTCTSCGKCVQVCPTGALSEKGKSVAEMTKKREFVPYLTLMREEL
- a CDS encoding NuoF family protein, which produces MTPEELQEQAEKRRAEQKDTPHQIRVCVAAGCISTQSDQVKEALVKGLSPELQKTCQVNGVGCMGLCKEGPLVSVDDTLYKAVSAADAPELINSLSQTPVQRLLCDSKAPFFSRQKKIVLENSGKINPEVIEDYIAADGYVALHKALAEMTPLQVNEQVTISGLRGRGGAGFPTGLKWSTVAKGAAGQKYVICNADEGDPGAFMDRSVLESDPHRVLEGMAIAGYAVGANQGYIYIRAEYPLAIQRLKLAIRQAERLELLGKNIFGTTFSFHVELRIGAGAFVCGEETALIASIEGKRGTPRPRPPFPAESGLWGRPTLINNVETFANIAPILRNGGSWFAGIGTEKSKGTKVFALAGKITNTGLIEIPMGITLREIIFDIGGGIPDGRKFKAVQTGGPSGGCIPEQYLDMPIDYESLAKAGSIMGSGGMIVMDDTSCMVDVAKFFMEFCMTESCGKCVPCRVGTVQLHGLLCRITDGTATMDDLSQLEELCDMVRSTSLCGLGQTAPNPVVSTLRYFKEEYLAHIQEKRCLAGVCKITVPHAAGVSR
- the hoxE gene encoding bidirectional hydrogenase complex protein HoxE, encoding MMANHKLPVSPSDDKRWKLVDATMRRHGYKSHALIETLHTVQECFGYLDDVALRFVSGSLHVPPSRAYGVVTFYHFFTMKPPGEHTCVVCMGTACYIKGAKAVVDGLQSHLGVHAGETTPDKKVSFLTARCLGSCGLAPAVVFDGVMSGNVTAEKAVERIERWKQ
- a CDS encoding sodium-translocating pyrophosphatase; translation: MGGLSFASPFEIRAIWVVLGIAITGLAYAWILRSQMLKKDKGTEKMQEVWNAIRTGANAYLRRQRNTIIPLIVGLTVVLFLSVYVVPPTTEALERFAGVDPYRVRIYIGIGRAVAFIMGAVFSLLVGQLGMRMAVEGNVRVASAARRSFKEALQIAYRSGTITGMLTDGLGLFGGTIIFMIFGLAAPDALLGFGFGGTLLALFMRVGGGIYTKAADVGADLVGKVEAGIPEDDPRNAAVVADLVGDNVGDCAGMAADIFESYEVTIVSGLILGLALVSITKELKWIIFPLLVRGIGVLSSIIGTYLVRGGSDDEKSDALSAINKGFYSSAAISLVAFFILAKYYMHEWRAFLSVAAGILLAVSLDELTKYFTHTAHKPVKDIAASSRTGSATLILKGLSIGFEAAVWQTVVIGLTVMTAILIYWGQPVVYVLYGVAMTGIGMLTLTGNNVAMDSFGPIADNANGIGEMAGLEPKARQIMADLDAVGNTTKAITKGVAIGSAVIAAVSLFGSFLTDVTQVQARMGVPEALRMLSTGIRISVPSVFIGLLIGGALPWLFSSLTINAVARAAALIVDEVRRQFRIPGLMEGKVTPDYAKVVGICTVAAQGELIGLALITVLTPLLVGMLLGVEALGGFLAGAILSGQLLAVFMATAGGAWDNAKKMIEDGNHGGKGSDCHKAAVVGDTVGDPLKDTSGPALNPMIKVINLVSLLAAPILVQYTGFSIGLVVTSVVFVVVIGVAILSSKREATVSL